One window of the Choristoneura fumiferana chromosome 18, NRCan_CFum_1, whole genome shotgun sequence genome contains the following:
- the LOC141437958 gene encoding heat shock protein Hsp-16.1/Hsp-16.11-like: MSLMPYWARHLRNLTYRDPVARVLEEPFALLARDPFFRDPLKFIREVTAPLEEHGIQGIYSDAEVKDDGKKVEVHLDVQNFSPEQIQVKTVGNEIMVEGKKEIKREDGWTRSHFERRFLLPDGFPPERVECHFDKGKLLLVAFRSEPLKERTIEIKKKEELKGDAKKD; encoded by the coding sequence ATGTCTCTTATGCCGTATTGGGCGCGTCATCTGAGGAATTTAACCTATCGGGATCCTGTGGCGAGGGTGCTTGAAGAACCTTTCGCGCTTTTAGCCAGAGATCCATTCTTCCGCGACCCGTTAAAGTTCATCAGGGAAGTGACAGCGCCTTTGGAGGAGCATGGCATCCAAGGAATCTACTCCGACGCCGAAGTCAAAGACGACGGGAAAAAAGTGGAAGTGCATTTGGATGTCCAGAACTTTTCTCCGGAGCAGATCCAAGTGAAAACAGTTGGGAATGAAATCATGGTGGAAGGGAAGAAGGAGATCAAGCGGGAAGACGGCTGGACCAGGAGCCACTTTGAGAGGCGGTTCCTCCTCCCAGATGGATTCCCCCCTGAGAGGGTCGAGTGCCACTTCGACAAGGGCAAGTTACTCTTGGTTGCCTTCAGATCTGAACCCTTGAAGGAACGAACCATAGAGATTAAGAAGAAGGAAGAGTTGAAAGGAGACGCCAAAAAGGACTGA
- the LOC141438405 gene encoding uncharacterized protein, translating into MTRNLAFVVAVALLSLVVCKPLDDTKATDERVHHLWKRFINTALASGQFYESGLSKLRTKREAGDECEKLQLCKLHARSSSGNFLAAYELYFVNKENAKLWDHHSHADCERRFAGCYGGAEPTPKKKTFRNDYDDYNY; encoded by the exons atgacgcGGAATTTGGCTTTCGTGGTAGCTGTGGCTTTGTTAAGTTTAGTTGTGTGCAAACCTCTGGATGATACAAAAGCTACGG ATGAAAGGGTCCATCACCTGTGGAAGAGGTTTATTAACACTGCTCTGGCATCAGGCCAGTTCTATGAGAGTGGTTTATCAAAACTCAGAACGAAGAGAGA GGCAGGTGATGAGTGCGAAAAACTACAGCTGTGCAAGTTGCACGCCCGGTCGTCTTCAGGCAACTTCCTGGCCGCCTACGAACTATACTTTGTCAA TAAGGAGAACGCAAAGCTCTGGGACCACCATTCCCACGCGGACTGTGAGCGCCGCTTCGCCGGCTGCTACGGCGGCGCCGAGCCAACGCCCAAGAAAAAAACCTTCAGAAACGATTATGATGACTACAACTACTAA